The following proteins come from a genomic window of Salvia hispanica cultivar TCC Black 2014 chromosome 4, UniMelb_Shisp_WGS_1.0, whole genome shotgun sequence:
- the LOC125220966 gene encoding uncharacterized protein LOC125220966: MTKTMKEGSSVRQHVLEMMSHLNQIEVLGGTIDPESQVTIILQSLPPSFQQFKLNFEMNKRNYTLAELLTELQSVEDLMVQAKVAMLSLAPNSSGSKPRKGKKKAPNPVAAKNAKGKKKAAG; the protein is encoded by the coding sequence atgacGAAGACTATGAAGGAAGGCTCGTCTGTGAGGCAACAcgtcctcgagatgatgagtCACCTCAACCagattgaggttttgggagggaCGATCGATCCCGAGTCCCAGGTTACTATAATCCTTCAAAGTCTTCCCCCTAGCTTCCAACAGTTCAAGCTTAATTTCGAGATGAACAAGCGGAATTACACTTTGGCAGAGCtgctgactgaacttcagtcggTGGAGGACCTTATGGTTCAAGCTAAGGTAGCTATGTTGAGTTTGGCGCCTAATTCCTCTGGCTCTAAGCctagaaaaggaaagaaaaaggcacCGAACCCAGTGGCAGCTAAGAatgctaagggaaagaagaaagcAGCGGGGTGA
- the LOC125223937 gene encoding probable magnesium transporter NIPA4 isoform X2, giving the protein MMHPKLSTVLVSFAVSTVIVGEIANFAAYAFAPAILVTPLGALSIIISAVLAHFILRERLHIFGILGCALCVVGSTTIVLHAPQEREIESVKEVWDLATEPAFVLYATLVIVVVVVLIFYYVPQYGQTHIWFYIGVCSLVGSLSVMSVKALGIALKLTLSGTNQLIYPQTWVFVMIVLSCVLTQMNYLNKALDTFNTAVVSPIYYVMFTSLTIVASVIMFKDWDRQNLTQIVTEMCGFVTILSGTFLLHKTKDMADGCTASRLAKHEYEDSFVEEGIPLKRQDAMRAT; this is encoded by the exons ATGATGCATCCCAAACTGAGTACTGTATTGGTTTCGTTTGCTGTTTCCACAGTGATTGTTGgagaaattgcaaattttgcAGCTTATGCATTTGCGCCCGCCATTCTGGTTACCCCCCTTGGTGCACTCAGCATTATTATCAG CGCTGTACttgcacattttattttaagggAGAGACTACACATTTTTGGTATTCTAGGCTGTGCCTTGTGTGTTGTGGGCTCCACCACAATTGTCCTACATGCTCCACAAGAACGAGAGATTGAATCTGTGAAAGAAGTTTGGGACCTTGCTACTGAGCCAG CTTTCGTCTTGTATGCAACTCTGGTGATAGTAGTTGTCGTTGTTCTGATATTCTATTATGTACCTCAATATGGCCAGACACACATATGGTTCTATATTGGTGTTTGTTCATTAGTTGGTTCATTGTCG GTCATGAGTGTCAAAGCACTAGGGATCGCTTTGAAGTTGACCCTATCAGGAACAAATCAGCTAATATATCCACAGACATGGGTCTTTGTGATGATCGTCCTTTCTTGTGTTCTCACTCAAATGAATTATCTAAATAAG GCTCTGGATACATTCAATACTGCTGTGGTTTCGCCAATTTACTATGTCATGTTCACATCTTTAACTATCGTGGCCAGTGTGATCATGTTCAAG GATTGGGATAGGCAGAATCTGACTCAGATTGTCACGGAAATGTGCGGGTTCGTGACTATTCTCTCTGGTACATTTCTTCTCCACAAGACAAAAGACATGGCAGACG GTTGTACGGCGTCAAGGCTTGCCAAGCATGAGTATGAGGATAGTTTTGTTGAAGAAGGTATCCCTCTAAAGCGGCAGGATGCAATGAGAGCAACATGA